The Streptomyces camelliae genome window below encodes:
- a CDS encoding GuaB1 family IMP dehydrogenase-related protein, translating into MRFLNDIQPAYDLTYDDVFMVPSRSAVGSRQGVDLSSPDGTGTTIPLVVANMTAIAGRRMAETVARRGGLVVIPQDIPIDVVTDVVSWVKSRHLVLDTPIVLAPHQTVADALALLPKRAHNAGVVVDEDQRPIGVVTDADLSGVDRFTQLEVVMSKDLLLLDADIDPREAFNTLDQHNRRYAPAVDKDGRLAGILTRKGALRATLYTPAVDANGKLRIAAAVGINGDVAGKAKQLLDAGVDTLVIDTAHGHQESMITAIKVVRALDPHVPIAAGNIVSAEGVKDLIDAGADIVKVGVGPGAMCTTRMMTGVGRPQFSAVLECAAEARKYGKHVWADGGVRHPRDVAMALAAGASNVMVGSWFAGTYESPGDLQHDASGRAYKESFGMASARAVRNRTSEESAYDRARKALFEEGISTSRMFLDPARPGVEDLIDSIIAGVRSSCTYAGAGSLEEFAEKAIVGIQSAAGYAEGKPLHASWT; encoded by the coding sequence GTGCGTTTCCTCAATGACATCCAGCCCGCGTACGACCTGACGTACGACGACGTGTTCATGGTGCCGAGCCGCTCCGCGGTCGGCTCGCGTCAGGGCGTGGACCTCAGCTCGCCGGACGGCACGGGCACCACCATCCCGCTCGTCGTCGCCAACATGACCGCCATCGCCGGCCGCCGCATGGCCGAGACCGTGGCCCGCCGCGGTGGCCTGGTGGTCATCCCGCAGGACATCCCGATCGACGTCGTCACCGACGTCGTCTCCTGGGTGAAGAGCCGCCACCTGGTGCTCGACACGCCGATCGTGCTGGCCCCGCACCAGACCGTCGCCGACGCGCTGGCCCTGCTGCCCAAGCGCGCCCACAACGCCGGTGTGGTCGTCGACGAGGACCAGCGGCCGATCGGTGTCGTCACCGACGCCGACCTCTCCGGCGTCGACCGCTTCACCCAGCTCGAAGTGGTCATGTCCAAGGACCTGCTGCTCCTCGACGCGGACATCGACCCCCGCGAGGCCTTCAACACCCTGGACCAGCACAACCGGCGCTACGCCCCCGCCGTCGACAAGGACGGCAGGCTGGCCGGCATCCTGACCCGCAAGGGCGCCCTGCGCGCCACGCTCTACACCCCGGCCGTGGACGCGAACGGCAAGCTGCGCATCGCTGCTGCCGTCGGCATCAACGGCGACGTCGCGGGCAAGGCCAAGCAGCTGCTTGACGCGGGCGTGGACACGCTCGTCATCGACACCGCGCACGGCCACCAGGAGTCCATGATCACCGCGATCAAGGTGGTGCGCGCGCTCGACCCGCACGTGCCGATCGCGGCGGGCAACATCGTCTCCGCCGAGGGCGTCAAGGACCTGATCGACGCCGGCGCGGACATCGTCAAGGTCGGTGTGGGCCCCGGCGCCATGTGCACCACGCGCATGATGACCGGCGTGGGCCGGCCGCAGTTCTCCGCGGTCCTGGAGTGCGCCGCCGAGGCGAGGAAGTACGGGAAGCACGTGTGGGCCGACGGCGGTGTCCGGCACCCGCGCGACGTGGCCATGGCCCTCGCGGCCGGTGCGTCCAACGTGATGGTCGGCTCCTGGTTCGCCGGCACCTACGAGTCCCCGGGCGACCTCCAGCACGACGCGAGCGGCCGCGCCTACAAGGAGTCGTTCGGCATGGCCTCCGCGCGCGCGGTGCGCAACCGCACGTCGGAGGAGTCGGCGTACGACCGCGCCCGCAAGGCGCTGTTCGAGGAGGGCATCTCCACCTCCCGCATGTTCCTCGACCCGGCCCGTCCGGGCGTCGAGGACCTGATCGACTCGATCATCGCGGGCGTCCGCTCCTCCTGCACCTACGCCGGCGCCGGCTCCCTGGAGGAGTTCGCCGAGAAGGCCATCGTCGGCATCCAGAGCGCCGCCGGCTACGCCGAGGGCAAGCCGCTGCACGCCAGCTGGACCTGA